The Mauremys mutica isolate MM-2020 ecotype Southern chromosome 1, ASM2049712v1, whole genome shotgun sequence genome has a segment encoding these proteins:
- the FZD4 gene encoding frizzled-4, protein MGLRGRGRLLLLLGLGLGLLPGAARGFGEDEERRCDAIRIAMCQNLGYNVTKMPNLVGHELQADAELQLTTFTPLIQYGCSSQLQFFLCSVYVPMCTEKINIPIGPCGGMCLSVKRRCEPVLKEFGFAWPDSLNCSKFPPQNDHNHMCMEGPGDEEVPLHSKTSLQPGEECHTMGSNSEQYIWVKRSLSCVLKCGYDAGLYSRSAKEFTDIWMAVWASLCFISTAFTVLTFLIDSSRFSYPERPIIFLSMCYNIYSIAYIVRLTVGRERISCDFEEAAEPVLIQEGLKNTGCAIIFLLMYFFGMASSIWWVILTLTWFLAAGLKWGHEAIEMHSSYFHIAAWAIPAVKTIVILIMRLVDADELTGLCYVGNQNLDALTGFVVAPLFTYLVIGTLFIAAGLVALFKIRSNLQKDGTKTDKLERLMVKIGVFSVLYTVPATCVIACYFYEISNWAIFRYSADDSNMAVEMLKIFMSLLVGITSGMWIWSAKTLHTWQKCSNRLVNSGKVKREKRADGWVKPGKGNETVV, encoded by the exons ATGGggctgcggggccggggccgcctcctgctgctgctggggctggggctggggctgctgcccGGCGCGGCGCGCGGCTTCGGGGAGGACGAGGAGCGGCGCTGCGATGCCATCCGCATCGCCATGTGCCAGAACCTGGGCTACAACGTCACCAAGATGCCCAACCTGGTGGGGCACGAGCTGCAGGCGGACGCGGAGCTGCAGCTCACCACCTTCACCCCGCTCATCCAGTACGGCTGCTCCAGCCAGCTCCAG TTCTTCCTTTGTTCAGTCTATGTTCCAATGTGCACAGAGAAGATTAACATCCCAATAGGTCCCTGCGGTGGCATGTGCCTTTCCGTCAAAAGAAGATGTGAACCTGTTCTGAAAGAATTTGGATTTGCCTGGCCAGACAGTCTAAACTGCAGTAAATTtccaccccagaatgaccacaaCCACATGTGTATGGAGGGTCCAGGGGATGAAGAGGTTCCCCTTCACAGCAAGACATCCTTGCAGCCAGGAGAAGAGTGTCACACAATGGGATCTAATTCAGAGCAGTATATCTGGGTAAAAAGAAGCCTGAGCTGTGTCCTTAAGTGTGGCTATGATGCTGGTCTCTATAGCAGATCAGCTAAGGAATTCACTGATATCTGGATGGCCGTGTGGGCTAGTCTGTGCTTCATATCAACAGCCTTCACAGTCCTGACCTTCCTGATTGATTCATCCAGATTTTCCTACCCAGAGCGCCCCATCATATTTCTGAGCATGTGCTACAATATTTATAGCATTGCTTATATTGTGAGGCTGACTGTAGGCCGGGAAAGGATATCCTGTGATTTTGAAGAGGCAGCAGAACCTGTTCTTATCCAAGAAGGTCTTAAGAACACAGGATGTGCTATAATTTTCTTACTGATGTATTTTTTTGGGATGGCTAGCTCCATCTGGTGGGTGATTCTGACATTAACATGGTTTCTAGCAGCAGGACTCAAATGGGGCCATGAGGCTATAGAAATGCACAGCTCCTATTTCCATATTGCAGCCTGGGCTATCCCTGCAGTGAAGACCATAGTCATCTTGATTATGAGACTAGTAGATGCAGATGAGCTCACTGGTCTGTGTTATGTCGGCAACCAGAACCTAGATGCACTCACTGGCTTTGTCGTTGCTCCGCTTTTCACCTACTTGGTTATTGGAACTTTATTCATAGCAGCAGGCTTAGTGGCCTTATTTAAAATCAGGTCTAATCTTCAAAAAGATGGGACTAAAACTGACAAGCTGGAAAGACTGATGGTCAAAATTGGTGTCTTTTCAGTGCTATACACTGTCCCAGCTACATGTGTAATTGCATGTTACTTCTATGAAATCTCCAACTGGGCTATCTTCCGCTATTCAGCGGATGATTCCAATATGGCAGTGGAGATGCTCAAAATTTTCATGTCTCTGCTGGTGGGTATTACATCTGGCATGTGGATTTGGTCGGCCAAGACTCTGCACACGTGGCAGAAGTGCTCTAACAGACTGGTGAACTCAGGAAAAGTGAAACGAGAGAAGAGAGCGGATGGTTGGGTGAAACCTGGGAAAGGGAATGAGACTGTGGTGTAA